One window from the genome of [Clostridium] celerecrescens 18A encodes:
- a CDS encoding amylo-alpha-1,6-glucosidase, with product MEEHRRLLDIHSVPFSRYGSYLAFSYPQDGAKEFDGHIAVRVLYGAFSQQETYPIIPVKDDGKPEVTISVSMSPWELNVTSETGEYSICFGDEEGFLLKSNSPVLITKTKAGTYDRVMGHMDGSFEIAGDDMALHVTLRKGKAKDQSAYPDNGFGSSRTELLLSPEKGELLAVITLTGLSPQKKEYGSYALCRQAVKEEYLEFEKGIMKDLKGKDPAFKKAGREAAYVLWHSVLQPSGYIKRPVMVMTKNWMNLVWSWDYAFNGLALVSSRPELAYGQFLAMADQQDEYGAYPDAYQARTIIRSFVKPPVQGFILKKMFQIHDPGREVKERLYRSAASFTDWWLTYRVEENGIPTYQHGNDSGWDNATVFRLGLPVQSPDLSAWLVLQMEFLEHTARQLGWLSEAEAWKEKGENLFTKLLAYFVRDGRFEAVKIPEMEVVTSDSLILYLPLILGERLPEKLRENLISGLLERGHLAGSWGFASEPLDSKLFEEDGYWRGAVWPAATMILVDALRQCGRQKEARFYAERFCRLCAEKGFYENYSALDGRGLRDHGFTWTASVFLILLRDYVLD from the coding sequence ATGGAGGAGCACAGGAGGCTACTGGATATCCATTCCGTGCCTTTTAGCCGATACGGCTCTTATTTGGCATTTTCCTATCCTCAGGATGGAGCGAAGGAATTTGACGGCCACATTGCGGTACGGGTACTCTACGGTGCGTTTTCCCAACAGGAGACTTATCCCATCATACCGGTAAAGGATGATGGGAAACCGGAAGTGACGATTTCAGTTTCCATGTCGCCCTGGGAACTGAATGTGACTTCTGAAACAGGAGAATACTCCATATGCTTTGGGGATGAGGAAGGGTTTCTCCTGAAATCAAACAGCCCTGTTCTTATCACAAAGACAAAAGCGGGTACCTATGACAGAGTGATGGGACACATGGATGGAAGCTTTGAAATAGCGGGAGATGATATGGCCCTCCATGTGACCCTGCGAAAAGGAAAGGCAAAGGATCAATCGGCATATCCGGACAATGGCTTTGGAAGCAGCAGGACGGAGCTTCTTCTAAGCCCGGAGAAGGGAGAGCTGTTGGCTGTGATCACCCTTACCGGTTTAAGCCCCCAGAAAAAAGAGTACGGGAGCTATGCCTTGTGCCGTCAGGCGGTAAAAGAGGAATATCTGGAGTTTGAGAAAGGGATCATGAAAGATTTAAAGGGGAAAGATCCTGCTTTTAAAAAAGCCGGAAGGGAAGCAGCTTATGTTTTGTGGCATTCCGTGCTCCAGCCTTCCGGTTATATCAAAAGACCGGTAATGGTCATGACAAAAAATTGGATGAATCTTGTATGGAGCTGGGATTATGCTTTTAACGGCCTTGCCCTGGTCTCGTCCCGTCCGGAGCTGGCATACGGACAGTTTTTAGCCATGGCGGATCAACAGGATGAGTATGGCGCATACCCCGATGCATATCAGGCGAGGACGATCATCCGTTCCTTTGTAAAGCCTCCGGTTCAGGGATTTATTCTAAAGAAAATGTTTCAGATCCATGATCCGGGCAGGGAAGTAAAGGAGAGGCTGTACCGTTCTGCTGCCTCCTTTACCGATTGGTGGCTGACTTACAGGGTGGAGGAAAACGGCATCCCAACCTATCAGCATGGCAATGATTCCGGCTGGGACAATGCCACTGTTTTCCGTCTGGGCTTACCGGTCCAGTCGCCGGATTTATCGGCATGGCTTGTGTTGCAGATGGAGTTTCTGGAGCATACGGCAAGGCAGCTTGGTTGGCTGTCAGAGGCTGAAGCGTGGAAGGAAAAGGGGGAAAATCTGTTCACTAAGCTGCTGGCCTATTTTGTGAGAGATGGCCGGTTTGAAGCGGTGAAGATCCCTGAGATGGAAGTGGTCACTTCTGATTCCCTTATTTTATATCTTCCCCTGATTCTTGGGGAACGTCTTCCAGAGAAACTTCGGGAAAATCTGATTTCAGGGCTTTTAGAGAGAGGCCATCTGGCCGGTTCCTGGGGGTTTGCATCAGAGCCTTTGGACAGCAAGCTGTTTGAAGAAGACGGATACTGGCGGGGAGCGGTATGGCCTGCCGCTACCATGATTCTGGTAGATGCTTTAAGACAGTGCGGCAGACAGAAAGAGGCACGCTTTTATGCGGAACGTTTCTGTAGACTTTGTGCTGAAAAAGGATTTTATGAAAATTACAGTGCACTGGACGGGCGGGGCCTGAGGGATCATGGTTTTACCTGGACTGCCAGTGTGTTTCTTATTTTGCTGCGTGATTATGTATTGGATTAA